The following proteins are co-located in the Callithrix jacchus isolate 240 chromosome 10, calJac240_pri, whole genome shotgun sequence genome:
- the LOC100404452 gene encoding membrane-spanning 4-domains subfamily A member 8, with the protein MNSMASAVPAANSVFMVTHHNGYPVAPGVSQVPLYPNNQPQVQLVPGNPGLVSNVNVQPVQKVLKEGKTLGAIQIIIGLVHIGLGSTLVTVLLSISSYGGYPFWGGLWFIISGSFSVAAENQPSSSCLLPGSLALNIISAILSAVGVLLSITNLSTAHSYGYPDYYSDAWVVNPAMAISGVLLIFCLLEFGITCTSSHFACRLLCCQPSNVGQVSVIYPNVYAANPVVTPEPVMSPSPPSYSSEMQANK; encoded by the exons ATGAATTCAATGGCTTCAGCAGTTCCGGCGGCCAATTCTGTGTTCATGGTGACACACCACAATGGTTATCCTGTGGCCCCAGGAGTGTCTCAGGTGCCCTTATATCCAAACAATCAGCCTCAAGTCCAGCTGGTTCCTGGGAACCCTGGTTTGGTGTCCAATGTGAATGTGCAGCCTGTGCAGAAAGTTTTGAAAGAAGGCAAAACCTTGGGG GCCATCCAGATCATCATCGGCCTGGTTCACATTGGCCTCggctccaccctggtgacagtgCTCCTGTCTATTTCATCCTACGGAGGCTACCCCTTCTGGGGAGGCCTGTGG TTTATCATTTCAGGATCCTTCTCCGTGGCAGCAGAAAATCAGCCGTCTTCTTCCTGCCTG CTGCCTGGCAGTTTGGCCTTGAACATCATCAGCGCAATCTTGTCCGCAGTTGGAGTCCTACTCTCAATCACAAATCTAAGCACTGCCCACTCCTATGGCTACCCCGACTACTATTCTGACGCCTGGGTTGTG AACCCTGCAATGGCGATTTCTGGCGTGCTCCTGATCTTCTGTCTCCTGGAGTTTGGCATTACATGCACATCTTCCCACTTTGCCTGCCGGTTGCTCTGCTGTCAACCAAGCAAT GTGGGACAGGTGAGTGTCATCTATCCAAACGTCTATGCAGCAAACCCAGTGGTCACCCCAGAACCAGTGATGTCACCCTCACCACCAAGTTATTCCAGTGAGATGCAAGCAAACAAGTAA